The sequence CACCCATCTTCTCGGCGATCTGCCATCCCAGTTTGGCGCTAGGGGGTCCGTTCACGTCGGCGCTAACAGTGCTCAGCAGTCGCCGCGTTGTCAGGCAATCTGGGCTGTGGGATCCTCTCGTGCCCAGCCGGACCTTAACGCCGAACGAGATGGTACGGGCGTACCGGCGGGTCGCTCCGGAGATTCACGTGCCGTTCGGCGTAGACGAAGTTCATCGGTCTGCTGCCGGGCAAGACCTGCACGCTGCAGGACTAAGGCATCAATTTCGCCAGCCGGGTCTACAAGTCCCGCCGGCTCACCGAGTTGCGCGCCGCCGGTGTGAGGGGAGAAGGCGCCACACGGCCATGCCAGATCCGGTACGACCCGCTGAATTCGTTGTACATCTGGGTCGCGAGGGCAACGAGTTCGTGCCCTTCCGCCGCCGCTCGCGACCTGCTCGACGAACCGATGGTTGTGGAACTGTGGGCAGCGGTGCACACCACCGATCAGGAAACCGACGGCCGATCGTCACGCGCATCAGCTGTCCGCCGCCGGTGATTCTGTCGTCAGTGCCGTTGATCTTGTGGGGCGTGATCGCGACAATCCGGGGCAGCGGTTTCGAGAGGCGCGCTCATGCCGCCGCGCTCTTTGTCATTGAATCTGTAGTTCGACGGAGCAGCGTGCTCCACAACGAACGCGTTAGGTCGCGGCAGGATGGACAGATGAGGGTCGACCATAAGGATGCCTCGGCATCCTTCGTCGTAACCGGCGCGAGCGGCGGCATTGGTCAGGTCATCTCGAAACACCTATCCGCGGTCGGTCACGTAGTGAACCTGGACCCGACGCCTGCCCACAACACGGATGCTCGAGTGCATTGCCTCGAAGTTGACGCAGGTGATCCACCGCAGCGGTCGCGGCCGCTGAACCCGCCGAGGAGCATGCCCCCTTGGTCGGCTGGGTGAACAACGCGGCACGGTTTCAGGACGCGGCCACAAGATCGCAGATTCGCCAGTTCCTGCCTTCGGACAGCGCGGCTGCGGCTATGGCGACGAGGCAATCCTCTTGCCGACACCTCTAGCTGCGGTATACCGTGAGCTGTTCCCATGGAGGTGCACGATGTCGCAGTTGTTGGTGTTCGGGGTGGACGGTCCGCAGACGGCGGAAAAGGTGTTCGGATTGGCCGATGAGCTCAACCGGCAGCAGCTGCTTGAGCTCGCTGACGCGGCGTGGGTAGAGCGCGACGCCGACGGCAAGGTCAAACTGCACCAGTCGGTGAACCTGACCGCAGCCGGAGCGGGTTACGGGGCGGCCAGCGGTGCGTTGTGGGGCACGCTGATCGGGCTGCTGTTCTTGAACCCGCTAGCTGGCGCTCTCGTCGGCGCCGGTGTCGGAGCCGGATCCGGGGCAGTGGCCGGCACGTTGACGGATGTCGGTATCCGCGACGACCTCATCAAGGAGATCGGCGAAAGCCTTCAGCCCGGTCGCGCGGCGGTCTTTTTCCTCGCCCGCAACGCCACCGTCGATCGTGTCGTCGAGGCCATCCGCCCCTACAACCCCACAGTGCTGCAAACCAACCTGACCCGCGACTCGGAGCAGGACCTCATCCGGCAGCTGCAGGCGGCGACCCCGGCCTCGGGCAACGCGCCCTCGGGCGTTTAGTCAACCGCCATGAGTCGGTTCGTAGCGCCGCTGTCCCGGTGCGGCGACACGTATTCGTGCGATGACAAAGGGACAGCATCCACTCCTGAAGGCATTGCGGCTCTTCACGAACGAGGATGTTGCACGGGTCGGAAGCCGGTTTCGAGGAGGCTGCGACGTGATGTCGTGGCTGAGGTTGCGGAAGCCGAGGGCTGAGCCGCGGAGGGGTTCGAGTCGGCCGTTGATCGCCTCTGTGAGGTGAATCGCCCTATGCCGTGTTGATCAAGTGGTTCCGCCACTGGCTGGGTGAGTCTTGAACGGTGACGCGGCAGGAGATCTCTGACGAGGTGTGGTCGGTGATGGAGCCTTTGCCGCCCTCGACCGCAATGCAGCGCGGCCGTACCTCCGCCCGGAAACGGTCTCCGCCGAACGCGCCTCACGGCGCGAGACTGCCCGTGGGACCACGCTCATCGTGATTGCGGCCGTGCTGCTCACACTGGCCGGCGCGTGGCGTCTCATCGCCAGCGCAGGATCGGGCGCTTACCTGACGATCACGGGGCAGAACGGCGATGCCCCCTATGACGCGTCATGGCGATTCGCCGAGTTCGCTGTCGCGGCGGGTTGGTTCGCGCCGCTTCTCGAAGTCACCGCTTTCACATTCCTGCTCGTCGTCGCCTCAACCGGGCTACGCCGAAAGCTAGCCCCCCGCGAGGCTTCCCCGAACACCGCCGCGCAGA comes from Citricoccus muralis and encodes:
- a CDS encoding DUF1269 domain-containing protein; the encoded protein is MSQLLVFGVDGPQTAEKVFGLADELNRQQLLELADAAWVERDADGKVKLHQSVNLTAAGAGYGAASGALWGTLIGLLFLNPLAGALVGAGVGAGSGAVAGTLTDVGIRDDLIKEIGESLQPGRAAVFFLARNATVDRVVEAIRPYNPTVLQTNLTRDSEQDLIRQLQAATPASGNAPSGV